Proteins co-encoded in one Bacillus infantis NRRL B-14911 genomic window:
- a CDS encoding sigma-70 family RNA polymerase sigma factor: MNPDIDRDWLKLTKDQAIEFAMDLYGEKLKRFIYTYTKSWPQTEDVLQDVFLSVYMNLENFKGESSFKTWIFRIAANKCKDHLRSWHYLHLQFTDKLFWFDKRERSAEDELIEKDGQDRLMENILKLPVKYRESILLYYVKEFSMLEIAEILNLHIETVKTRIRRGRDKLKVFYSEEEGNEFSG, encoded by the coding sequence TTGAACCCTGACATCGATAGAGATTGGCTGAAGCTTACAAAAGACCAAGCCATAGAATTTGCCATGGACTTGTATGGCGAGAAATTGAAGCGATTTATTTATACATATACGAAAAGCTGGCCGCAGACTGAGGATGTTCTTCAGGATGTATTCCTGAGCGTTTATATGAATCTGGAAAATTTTAAGGGTGAATCGTCCTTTAAGACGTGGATTTTCCGAATTGCCGCAAATAAATGCAAAGATCATCTGCGAAGCTGGCATTACCTCCATCTCCAGTTTACTGACAAACTATTCTGGTTTGACAAAAGGGAGAGATCGGCTGAGGATGAACTGATTGAAAAAGATGGGCAGGACCGCCTGATGGAAAATATCTTAAAATTGCCGGTCAAATACAGGGAGAGCATCCTCCTTTACTATGTAAAGGAATTTTCAATGCTGGAAATTGCGGAGATCCTGAATCTTCATATTGAAACGGTTAAAACAAGGATCAGGAGGGGCCGGGATAAGTTGAAAGTCTTTTATTCTGAAGAAGAAGGGAATGAATTCAGTGGATGA
- a CDS encoding response regulator transcription factor, whose protein sequence is MIRIVIAEDQRMMLGALGSLLSLEDDMEVVGKAGNGEEAVALVHQHQPDICIMDIEMPLKTGLEAAEELKGICKVIILTTFARTGYFQSAIKAGVSGYLLKDSPSEELAGSIRSVMAGRRIYAPELMDDMYAEENPLTEREKAVLELVADGKNTNEIAAELSIKSGTVRNYVSAILEKLEVQNRIEAITRSREKGWFK, encoded by the coding sequence ATGATTCGTATTGTCATAGCAGAAGATCAGCGTATGATGCTTGGTGCACTTGGTTCGCTGCTGAGCCTTGAAGATGATATGGAAGTTGTCGGCAAGGCAGGAAATGGCGAGGAAGCCGTCGCCCTTGTCCATCAGCACCAGCCGGATATCTGCATCATGGATATTGAGATGCCGCTGAAAACGGGACTTGAGGCAGCGGAAGAACTGAAAGGCATCTGCAAGGTCATTATCCTGACTACCTTTGCCAGAACAGGCTATTTTCAATCGGCGATCAAAGCCGGCGTGAGCGGCTACCTGCTCAAAGACAGCCCGAGCGAAGAGCTGGCAGGCAGCATCCGCAGTGTCATGGCTGGCCGCCGCATTTACGCCCCGGAGCTGATGGATGATATGTATGCCGAAGAAAATCCGCTGACCGAAAGAGAAAAAGCAGTACTGGAACTGGTCGCGGACGGAAAGAACACAAATGAAATTGCAGCAGAGCTGTCCATTAAAAGCGGGACTGTCCGCAATTATGTGTCTGCCATTCTGGAAAAGCTTGAAGTACAAAACCGGATAGAAGCGATTACACGGTCCCGTGAAAAGGGATGGTTCAAATAA
- a CDS encoding sensor histidine kinase yields MKKKLLVFNSSTGISPYIWAILTILPFYFIFQSSSTAEIVAGIILTVIFYLFFRLAFLSRGWTVYIWAIVLIGISTAMTTLFGYVYFSFFIAYFIGNITGKAAFAILYILHLTAASAAINYQFVLQDPLFVKQIPFIIISWLSVILLPFSIKNRNMRGKLESQLEDANKRISELVKMEERQRIARDLHDTLGQKLSLIGLKSDLAGKLVYKDPEQARSELKDVQQTARTALNEVRKMVSQMRGIRLKEEVVLIEQILGAAGISFVLKQERQLVNVSLFVENILSMCLKEAVNNVVKHSNATEVIVEIRQADDETAVTVSDNGVGIDPDRDIGKGSGLLGIRERAEFVNGTMEVYQDGGTTLIVRVPNVVKIRQKEELQ; encoded by the coding sequence ATGAAGAAAAAATTGCTTGTCTTTAACAGCAGCACCGGGATTTCCCCTTATATATGGGCGATTCTAACGATACTGCCTTTCTATTTCATCTTTCAGTCTTCATCAACAGCGGAAATCGTTGCCGGCATCATTTTAACTGTCATCTTTTATTTATTCTTCCGGCTGGCCTTCCTTTCGAGGGGATGGACTGTTTATATCTGGGCCATCGTGCTGATCGGGATCTCAACAGCGATGACAACACTTTTCGGTTATGTGTATTTTTCATTTTTCATTGCTTATTTCATCGGCAATATCACAGGGAAGGCCGCTTTCGCCATTCTTTATATCCTTCACCTGACAGCAGCTTCTGCGGCAATCAACTATCAGTTTGTCCTGCAGGATCCATTATTCGTGAAGCAGATCCCATTTATAATCATCAGCTGGCTCAGCGTCATCCTCCTGCCATTCAGCATCAAAAACCGGAATATGCGGGGCAAGCTGGAGTCGCAGCTGGAAGATGCCAATAAACGGATTTCAGAGCTGGTTAAGATGGAAGAGAGGCAGCGGATAGCCAGGGACCTGCATGATACGCTCGGCCAGAAGCTTTCACTGATCGGGCTTAAGAGCGATCTGGCGGGGAAATTAGTCTATAAAGATCCAGAGCAGGCCCGTTCCGAGCTGAAAGATGTGCAGCAGACAGCCAGGACCGCCCTGAATGAGGTCAGGAAGATGGTCTCGCAGATGAGGGGGATCCGGCTGAAGGAGGAGGTAGTCCTGATTGAACAAATACTCGGGGCTGCAGGGATTTCGTTTGTGCTTAAACAGGAGCGGCAGCTTGTCAATGTTTCACTGTTTGTGGAAAACATCCTCAGCATGTGCCTGAAGGAGGCAGTGAATAATGTGGTGAAGCACTCCAATGCTACCGAGGTTATCGTGGAAATCAGGCAGGCCGATGACGAAACTGCAGTCACAGTCAGTGACAATGGCGTTGGCATTGATCCTGACCGGGACATTGGCAAAGGAAGCGGACTGCTCGGTATCAGGGAGCGTGCTGAATTTGTCAATGGCACTATGGAGGTGTACCAGGACGGGGGAACTACACTGATTGTCCGGGTGCCGAATGTTGTGAAGATCAGACAAAAGGAGGAGCTGCAATGA